From the genome of Scyliorhinus canicula chromosome 20, sScyCan1.1, whole genome shotgun sequence:
ctaacagcgtctgcagagtctggaaggaagccctcatcccgtcgttgtttccctgggtttcttgaggcatcggctgtgcgggtgggttgagaaactccaggaactccgaaaacgtctgggagccagctgcatcctgggcctggtctggcctccgcgagtccgggccctcagttgctccgacctccacctgctgtacctgctcagctgtgatgtgcaaaccagactgtgacccaggagactcatcactaaataggcccgccggggtgagtgtctctgggatgatggatgttgtgggagaaagcagttccgcaagcccgatgttttcgcaatttagcccctcctcaatggtgtggggccgctcagagtccagagggttatccctggccatttccgggggttgtgttctcgccaccctctgggcgtcctgatccgcagattgggttggggaggatggggctccccgctgatcgggcaccctctgtcatgCGGCcctggatgaggtggcggcagatgcctgtgtccgtctgcagccagacggccctggtcgttcggcatcacgtcctagggaagagaatgagacgcgttatttagatttgcttggcaggccgctggacgggcccagtgggcagcgtgtgaagggacataggatgggggaggtgaccaAGTGGGcaaggtgtgtgaagggacagaggatgggggaggtatcccagtgggcatggtgtgtgaagggacagaggatgggggaggtgtcccactgggcagggtgtgtaaagggacagaggatggggggggggtgtcccagtgggcagggtgtgaagggacagaggatgggggaggtgtcccagtggacagggtgtgtgaagggacagaggatgggggaggtatcccagtgggcagggtgtgtgaagggacagaggatgaggggggtgagtgtttgtcagggagggttgtctcacttgttgcagcttcgccaacctcgcatagcgcgacatcccgggtggcagaccccccaacaaggtccagtgccctctgctcaaagttggtgagggggtgcaggttgggtgaaccccctccagtcttgtgccgctcacggttgttgtgagcggtcttggcctgttgggggagggtacataggtagatcattacaatacggcaggtatcagcagtccgttcagatactggcacagtttgggggtcaagttgtcataagacgattgcatctctccacggggccaaagcgctgggtctgtgacaactttgtgaaccaccctcaaataactctgccccaatccccctccaccacccccgtgccaggggggaggtgggtgattaagtaaagggggggagggatggttgtgaccagggggcaccttcttggcacttaccctggcagccctggtgaggttgtgaagctttttccggcactgctctgcagagcgaggtgtctgccccacagcactgacggcagcagccacctcacgccaagcctggcgcaccgcgctggcaggttggcgatgccctctccgtgggcggatgatgcccctcctctgcgcgACAGaatcgagcagcgtctcgacatcggcctccacaaaacgaggtgcagctctcctgggctccgacatcatggcctacagattctgtgctcgcccgcgcctttttaagGCGTCGggtggcgtcacgtgggcgtgatcgtgttgtcgccgcgttccgtcgtcatcgcgcacgtgattgacgcggcctcATTACTAGCCCagttcccggaagtgaatacgtcgggaaatagacctttcccgaccgtcgtaaaacgcgcccgtttttacgacaatttcacgatttttcgcgggtgcggagaatcacacccccgATCTTTTGTGGGCGCTGTGACTCCGTTTATGACCATTTAATGCCAGCTTACATCTGATTCACCTTTTCGCTTTCACTGGCATCCTATTTGCGAGGCAGACCTCATTTGATCAGCATTACTCTGGTGCCCGGCTCTGTCACGTGCCGGCGGATCTCTGATATCTCCCTAAAGATGTTCAATTCTCCAGCCACTTTCATTCGAGTCCTACCGCGGTCACATATTTCTCCTTATTAGctgatttatttttattataCTGCTGTTCCCAAAGGCACCGTGTTCCAGTCTCGTACACACTAAATATTAGGGCTGCTAGAAAGTGTTATTTTAATCAATGTATGGAGCAATTAACGTAAACGGGTATTTCAGCATTCTCTTCAACTCTTCTCTGAACTTCggctgagtcaccacataaataaaagtgtttgtgcagcagcttAAATTCCGCAGCATATATGCAACTGACTGAAAGGTATGATATTCACGAAAGTCTAAAAGGGGTTTTAGCACATTCAGCAAATGTAAAACGTATGATGACCACATTATTATGAAGCTGATGGATATGGAGAAGAGTAAAATAACAGTTGTTTTTCTGCTCTCGATCTCTGGATCTATCTCTTTATCTCCTTTTTTCTGACCCTTGAATGAGTTACGAGCTCGGCTGACCATTAATATGCGCCTGAATATCAGAGCGTTGAGGATCAGAATTAAAGCAATTGGGATCATTGGGGTCAACGCCATTGATAATACAGCAAAGCTCCGCCATCTAATGTCAGTGAAATAGTCGTTCTTAAGATAACAGGCCCATGGCAGATTGTCGATTATTTTCCCATGTTTAAATTGAAAGTACACGGGAACATTTTTTAAACAGAAAATAATGGTGGTTGTTGCAAGAACTATAACAGCAGTTTTATTGGTGCAATAAGTAGCTTTCAGCTTATGGGAACAAATGgcgacaaatcgatcaaaggtgaacatgacagtgaaccagacagaaaGGTCTACGGCTGCTTCTCGAAGAGCATGGATAACACTACACACAGGGGTCAATTTCAGGAAAGACTTTGGATAATAATAGAAACGTAACTGCCACAATCCGATCTCAATGATAATGAACATCAGATCTCCGGATGCCATAGCCAACAGGTAGCGAGTGCTGCAGCTGGAAAGGCCGCACTTTCCCCGGAGAAGGACCAGTATCGTCAATAAATTAACTGTGGAGAGAAGGAAACACAACATAGTAATTACATAATATCTATTTAATATATTCTTTCATGGTGTTCGTGCGGCCTGATTAAGACACCGCGTGTTGTAAACGTCCAGTTTCCATTGAGAAGGTAAATGAAAACAGCTTTCTTGAACTGAGAAAAAGGGGAAAGCGGTGGAGAGAGCGGGACTCACAGataaaatgtgaacctggtaACACTGGAACGATGTAAGCAGATTGATTGTTAAGTACTTGTTACTTGGGAGTCATCTTCTTACTTGGTAAAAGGAAATGCTTAATATCCATTGACGGCAACTCTGTCATCTATCTCCAAGTATAAAACATGGTTTCCCCTATTACTTCCCATTCCACCGTTTACAATTTCGATGCCAATCTAATACATAGAGATCCCTTTTATTTCGCAGTTTTTATTTTATCATGCTATCTCGCTAACTTTcgtatttaagaccataagatatatgagcagaattaggccacttggcccatcgagtatttccgccattcaaccatggctgatattttctaatccccattcttctgccatctcctcataacccttgaccccttgttaatcaagaacctatctatctctttcttaaagacattcagtgatttgccccccgtagtcttctgcggcaaagagttcgacAGATTCATCCCCCTCTGGCGTTTTTTTTATAACTTCTCTGAAACGTCCATATTCGGCCTGATTGTCGTTTTATCCTTCTACCTCTGCTATCGGCCTATCTTTTCTTATCGAACTTAATTCCTGTCTATTGCGTTATTCAATGAGCTATTGAATTGGTTGTGTGAACTCTCTTTTCTGGGAAAACACTGTGTCCCAACATGACTGTGAACCATCCTCCACGTACGACTTCTACTAACAACCGTTGATTTCACTTTATCTCATAAACAACGCAAATGCATAAATATTACGAATCGTAAGTTAGGACGATAAGTGTTATTCAGTTATTGGTCAATACTAATAAACCGCAACCATATTAAAACATGTTTTCAAATAAATAGACTGACATATGGAAGCAATAATGCAAGAAATATGAATAATTAACTGAAGTACAATAACAGAAAAAGCTCACCATAATTTCGGGCCTGTCTCTCAGCAAAGTTCTTAATCAGCAATTTAACTCACGGCATTCCTGCGATAACAACAATCGTTTTATTTTCAAACTATCCTTGACCTCCTCTGGGCGTTCTCCCCGCACTTTACACGGAAATGAATGGCCTGTTACCGGGTCTCGATCTATTCGCTCCATAATAGGTATCTCCGTGACCGGTTCTCCCGCCCCCGCTCTGCCCTGGCATTGTAAGGTCCCGATCAATACGCCTGCTCCTCGGGAGGTCTCTCACTGCGCTCTGCAAATTCATCTCAGTACACTCACACCAACGACAATGTCATAATGGTCAAATAATCAGTTTCCATTCTGAGGATGGAGATCAATAAATATCGACGAGGACCCCGGggataactctgtttctcttcttTCGaagatagcacaatagcttcacagctccagggtcccaggttcgattccggcttgggtcactgtctatgcggagtctgcacattctccccgtgtgtgcgtgggtttcctcggggtgctccagtttcctcccacagtccaaagatatgtaggttaggtggattggccatgataaattgccaacgtctcctaaattgcccttcgtgttgggaggggttactgggttatggggatagggtggcggtgttgacattgagtggggtgctcattcgggagccggtgcggactcgatgggccgagtggcctcgttctgcactgtaaactctatgaacgGGGACACTGGATATTTTACATCCATCCAGCAGATACAAGAGGCATTGGTTTAGTGTCTCGGCTGAATCACGGCAACTCCAGTATGGCACCAGTGGGTCAGGGTCAGCATTAGGATGTCATCCTTATATCACTGCGCGAAATATGGAAGGTGAAAATTCTAGATTAGATACTCAAATGAGCTGTGAGGAGTCGTGTACAGGCGAACGTAAACAGGGAAAGTTTGATCTCTGGTCGAGTGGAGAGTGGAGGGATATGATATAAAACAGGATGATGAGAAAATATACATTGAAACTGGCTATTCATGGAAGAAGTtgaacatttttatttcattctaGACTTGTGTTTATTGTGATCATTTCGTGTCCGGGACAAATGTCTGTATGTTAACAGACCAATATGTATGTTCCTCAGCTCTGTGTACCCCCTTGCAGGGACATAACGCACAGAGCTGGGGGTAGCGAATGCTGCAGAGGTCTGATGTAGAGACTCTAAGTGAGCTATGTAATACGTTACTTTAATGCGATAGATATAACTGATAACCTAATAACCATGCTTGGTAACAACAAAGAATGAAACTCAAGTGTGTAGAAGTCGCAGTTTGTGAAGATAATTCTGGGCAGGGTATTCACCAGCAGCACAACATCTTTAAAGATAGTTCACTTTGCAAAAGAATGAATAAGGATTCAAAGGATTGACATAAGATTACATTATTCAGCGAATGTTAACATAAATTAATTTCTTAACCACCTGCACTTTGTGGGTACAATTCAAATAAAAAAGTATAATCGCAACCAATTAGACTTTGGAGACATATTACATAATATCTTCCACCGACAGAGAATGTCCTGCCCTTTCGTACCGATTACAGACAGGCATGTCAGAAATGGGAAAAAAGCGGGCGCCCATAATCAATCTGAAACAATGCTTTCAAGGAGTTTTACACCGCACTCAGAGATCACAGTGAAGGCTGACTCGAGTTATTCCTCGCATGAAAGATTCATGCCATGGGGGAGATTTGAAGATTATCGCCGTATCTATTGTAATTTTGAATAATGCCTGGTGATATTTCTGATAGGCAGAATACCTTGAGAGCATAAAATATCACTTGCTTCGGTGCTGGCAATGCTGTCCTCGGCGATGTTACAGTATTCCAATACAGCCCAACATTAACGACAGGACGTCACTCGTCTTCTGCGTCGCCAGTTTACAGCTTTCGGGacacaacattgagttcaacaatttcagaacaTATATTCAATCCTCCATTTTGATTTATTTCCCCCTCGTTCCAGTCTCTATCATGTTCTaatattttgctttcagacagggATATCCCATTTGCTACTATTAACACATTATTCTACTTTGATCAAAGCTTAAGTCTTTAATGTCATAATCACCATGAACGTTATCCTTTGTTCCAATGCGTATTTGTCAGTTCATCTACTCTGCCCCCGATATCCCTCTAATCTTATATTCCGCACCCGATTCCCCCTTTATTCAACAGAATTACTCCAATCACATGTCTATGTATCTCTTATCCTGACACTAATATGTAACTGGAATGTTAAGACTTTTCTCTCTTCATAGACGCTGCCAGATTCGTTGCGATATTCTGCCATTTGATGTTTCCTGGCTAGTTTTGCAGCATCAGGACTATTTTACATTATGTTTTTTTTCGATTTTGATGGGCATTTGAAAGTTCCAGTTGCAGGATTACTTTTCCTCTTGTGAGGGAGACAATTGCAGGCAACGGTTTAAATAAAGTAACTGTCGTTTTATTCAGGTCGTATCATTTATTATCACCGAAAGCCTCTTGTGTGTAGATTCTGTGCCCAGGATTTCACTGGAGATTGTgtgattcaattaattaaatgctgatttgaaaatatattttcttgtaGACAAAATGCAGATAACGCAATTCATACATAATCACGATGGCCAGGAGCTCCGCTCAAGTTAGTGACAATCTAACATAGCCTGTCAAAAGGCAATATTATCATCCTAACTCAGACTAATGTCTGACTCAACAATATCCACTGTGCAACGTAAACACATCGCTTTTTAATTGATCGAGACTCTGGCGGCAGATTCGTTTTTTTCGTGCCGGTTATAAACTATGCAGGCAATGTGGAAGATATCACCAGTATTTATATACTAGTCAGAACTAGATCAGTAAGTTACACATTACACAGAATGTGGCGTATTAAACAGACTGAAACCAGATACAAGCTGATACACAGATTCACACAACCTCAATGTTTTTAttgacttaccaggaacaccaacgacTGCGAGGATCAAATAGAAATTTTTCTTGACCATATGTACGGGATGATGCATTGTTCTGAGGTGCGTTCTATCTCTGTGTACTGTAGAAAATGTGCCGGACTTAAACGGTGAGGAGATGTTATCAAAGCCCTTTTATTTTATACTCTACAAAATCTCCACTGGGTATTGAAGTTACAATAATAATCAGCATTTCTTTTCAATATTTGAAAAATCAGATTACGCCAGCTGTGTTAATTCCCTCTTGATCTGGACTATATTTAGCTCTGCTTTTAAATTGGAAAGACAATTCCACATCATTGTTCATTCGTGGTAACTCGAAATTGAATTGACTGAAAATGGTAATGTTCTACCAAACATTAGTAGCCCGTGCTTAATTGTACCGATTTTGAAGTAAAACCTCTCAGCCACAATCAGAAATGCAGCACAGACTGGCCAGCGTTATCAACCAGAGTGGGATTATTTAGTTTACTGTCAATTACCCTATTTACACACTGGAATTCTCAAACTCCATCATTGATACGttggcaacccccacccccccaccgctaCACGTCAACTCAGACATAATTGGTTACATTCCCGTCCCATTTGAAACTTCATTCCGTAGTGATAATGTCCTAAAATCTCTACCCACTAATCTCCCTCAGAATTATACGCGTATGAGTAAGATCAGCTCCCATTCCTCGAAAGGTGCATGTGTCCACCTTTTCCAATCTATTCTGATAAGCTAAACCCTTTACTTTTTGGAATCAGCTCAGTACATTTTCTACGAACCCCATCAAATGCAAGTACATTTCTATGTAAACATGAGAAACCATTTGCAGAAACacgaggttgggaatggcattgaaCAAGAAATCTGAGATGGACCTAACAAGGATATATCgacgatcatgggtgattttaatattcacaagattgggcaaatcaaattagccaaaaTGCCGTAGAGGGCGAATTCCTCGAgtatatacgggatggttttcttggccGATATGCGGAGGAACCAACtatagagcaggccatcttagactggatactgtgtaatgagaagggaatcattgccaatctggctgtacgagaccccttggggatgtcCAATCGTAACATGATAGATTTTTTTATCAAGATGCAGAGTGAAGTAATTGATTCGGAGActggggtgctgaatcttaataaagggaatgaCGAGGATACGAGgcctgagttggccttgatagattggggagagttacttaaagggatgacggtgGAGGGACATACAGCACACAACAACACAGGGGACAGGCACACatgggacacacacacagcgcaACACGACACAGGAGACCACGGAGTTAGTGTCCAATGATGACATAGACTTCCCGCCACTGCTGTCTCGTACACTTTCCGCCACCTCAGAGACTATCGCTTCGGTTGGGATATtttgtgatgaggcttctgggatacTTACTGGTGCGTACCAACCAGTCGCTCTGTTACtgaaggtggaggtaggagcaccaGAGGGGTCGATGGTTAAGGGCAGCCAGTTCCCAGAATTCAGCTGTTGCCCAGACGGGTCCGGGTTCCTGGAAAATTGACTCCCACCCATAATCCAGGTGCAGTCAGCGACACAGGGACCAGAGAAGGGGATAACGGCCAGCTGCCATCACTGCAGAGGCATCTGGATGAGTCCAACCGCTTGCAGGTGCAGGGAGTTGTGccagtcatgcatgccacccaggtcgAAAGATCACGGCTGACTTTGACGGTGGAAGCGATGTTGGCGATGGGTCAGTTTATGCCAGGCCTGGGGCTTTTAGTGCAGTCGGGGGCCGTGGCCAGTACATGGCTGCCCACTGACAGgaagccatgtaccagagccagctgcagattacAGCGTGGCTCCTCAGCGTtgtccagtcccagcaggccacgacTGAGAGTATGGGCGGCATTGCTCAGGCCAGGCATTGAAAAACACCGGGGCGTGACTTTCAGGATGGTTGCAGGCGGCTGTCAGGAGTGTCGCGGAGCCATCTGCCGTGGCACTCCCAATCACGCTAATCTGCtggcaacagctgcagcagccagcTGTTAAGAACGtcagctgcaagcggccttcaagaTGGCCGCAAACATGTACAAAAAATGAGGCCGCACGGCTcatgcatgccagatcattgGTGCGCATGCGTAGTGTGGCCGCCTTTTTTTTAATGGTCGCTGCTTTTCATTTTATATGTTCGCCTGGGGGGGCCCTGGGGGGTGGTATCCATTTCGttgatttattttattcactttattcttatttttttcattctttttatttttttatcagGGGGGGTGTACTGCGGTTTATTTGACAAAATTGTGCAGGGAAAaggtgcagaactttggacagttggggactccatactttctgacaccggaaagcttcaccttcatacaacaggttccattgcaggagcgtgtacgagggccatgCAGGTCGACCGGCGTGTGTCGCGAAGTTCGGATGGCATGTGTGGCGATGGACGGTTGGGTTGGGCCCCGACgtgtggccggttggtaaaaatgggtcctcggaaaaaaagtttgaagaacactggctcaggtgatggcccagtaTCAGCAC
Proteins encoded in this window:
- the LOC119954821 gene encoding probable G-protein coupled receptor 139 — encoded protein: MVKKNFYLILAVVGVPVNLLTILVLLRGKCGLSSCSTRYLLAMASGDLMFIIIEIGLWQLRFYYYPKSFLKLTPVCSVIHALREAAVDLSVWFTVMFTFDRFVAICSHKLKATYCTNKTAVIVLATTTIIFCLKNVPVYFQFKHGKIIDNLPWACYLKNDYFTDIRWRSFAVLSMALTPMIPIALILILNALIFRRILMVSRARNSFKGQKKGDKEIDPEIESRKTTVILLFSISISFIIMWSSYVLHLLNVLKPLLDFREYHTFQSVAYMLRNLSCCTNTFIYVVTQPKFREELKRMLKYPFTLIAPYID